The Bacillota bacterium genome window below encodes:
- a CDS encoding low molecular weight protein arginine phosphatase, translating to MKLLFVCSGNTCRSPMAEALTRRALEDKRIQGVEVASAGTDAFTGESASVNAKAAVNERGIDLGDHRARRLDRQLIDEADLILTMTSRHMDRVVGLVPRAIEKTFTLKEFVTGERLDVADPFGQSLETYRRSVSELAEAVERVVDRLNFPGRPGQPMQSSDGGID from the coding sequence ATGAAACTGCTCTTCGTCTGCTCGGGCAACACCTGTCGCAGTCCGATGGCCGAAGCCTTGACCCGCCGGGCGCTGGAGGACAAGCGAATCCAGGGGGTCGAGGTCGCCTCGGCCGGGACCGACGCCTTCACCGGCGAGTCGGCTTCGGTCAACGCGAAAGCGGCCGTCAATGAACGAGGGATAGACCTTGGCGACCATCGGGCGCGGCGGTTGGACCGGCAGCTTATCGACGAAGCCGACCTCATCCTGACGATGACCTCGCGGCACATGGACCGGGTCGTCGGGCTTGTCCCTCGGGCCATCGAGAAGACCTTCACCCTGAAGGAATTCGTCACCGGTGAGCGGCTGGATGTCGCCGACCCCTTCGGTCAATCGCTCGAGACCTATCGTCGCTCGGTCAGCGAGCTTGCCGAGGCGGTCGAGCGGGTCGTCGATCGCTTGAACTTCCCCGGGAGACCGGGGCAACCCATGCAGAGTTCAGATGGAGGGATCGATTAG